The Cinclus cinclus unplaced genomic scaffold, bCinCin1.1 SCAFFOLD_315, whole genome shotgun sequence genome has a segment encoding these proteins:
- the LOC134057648 gene encoding uncharacterized protein LOC134057648 — PPHSPPTPHFPPTPPIPPISPISPPPPHSPHPPHSPHPPHSPPI; from the exons cccccccattcccccccaaccccccatttccccccaaccccccccattccccccatttcccccatttcccccccacccccccat tccccccaccccccccattccccccatcccccccattccccccccatt